The Plasmodium vivax chromosome 12, whole genome shotgun sequence genomic interval GTGAGCGAAATGCCCGATGACAAAAGACCAAACAAGAAGAGTGGCCAGTTCaacctgtttttttttcccctcctccccgCATGGAGGTAAAGGTGCACACAAACAACTTGACCATTTGCATTCTCATTGGGAtgcctcctcctccgtttCGTTTGCCCCTCCTTCGATTAACACGTTTCATAGCGCCTCTCAAAAAGGAGTACTCAGTGTGATGCGCCCAAAATGGGTTTGGCTTAGTTTAGTACTTGCTTGAATTTCtgctaaaaatgttcatcCATCGTAGCTTGGGGTACAGCGAATTTGCTTCCCTTTGGTCGTCCATTTTTGTTGCAAATTTGTtctcataattttgttcgcggatataatttcttttcgtttttgcaAAGTTCTGAATGGATGTCTTGTTTAAATTGAGGTAGTTCCTCAAGTTGTGGTCCACTGCCGGGGGTCCATTTTGGTGGTCACTCCTTTGCTCAGTCCTGTTACTACCGCCACTCTGTTGGGAGTTCGTTAGGTTACTCCCCCCAGTGAGGGAGCTTTTCTTTGAGAGGtagctatttttataatgccTATATGGGTTAATATGCGATGATGAGTAGAACATGAGGTTGTTGAGAAGGTCCAAGTTGGAAGGAGAGGCGTCCAAATTGTAGTAGTGTAGCAATTTATCCGTTTCGTCTTTTTCACTTGATTTTGAATCTTTGTGGGATGCTATACGTTCAGGGTTCACTAGTAAGTTACCATGTGTGTGATCCCTTTTTACATCTCCATCATAGGACATGCTCAATAAATTACTCCGAGCACTTTTCAAATCGTAGCTTCTATTGTGGGTTAGATGATCTTCATGTTTCTCCTTCGAATGAATGGTATGATCCTTCTGTGCGTTAGGGATGTTCCAACTTGCTATCTGCTTACCTCTATCAGGGGTGCTCTCCTTAAGGGTtgtctcttttttatttttagctAGCTCTTCATTTGCCTTGCTCGATGTGAGTTCATGTGGGGGGTCTTCTCCCTCGATGGGTCTATTAGGCACACTCCCTTTTTGGTTCCTCTcccgtttttctttttcaccttgTGGTTTGTACTTTTCCAAAGCTGCATTCATCATGTAGATGTGTTGTGTGTCCAGGAGCGGGTTCCTTCCCTCATCCTTTGCTAACAAGTGGGTGTCCTTTCGACTGGCGCTACTGCCATGCGTTTGAGATTTATCTGCGTCCAGGCCCCCGCTAGGTAGTTCTCGATTTATCCCTGTAGGGGATTCCACCTCGTGACCATTTTGAGGATTACTTGGCGAATTTTTCCAAACGGGGCCCTTCTTAAGTGTGAGGGGAGTGGCATTCTTTCCCGCACCTTTCGCACTTTTGTCTTGCTCGTCTTTATCGCTGCTCCGCTTGGGGGTAGAGTGTTCCTCTGGGGAGGCCCTCTTTAAGCGAGGCTTCCCACTCTGTTTTCTCTCTTCATTCTCTTCTATCTGCTCCTTCGCCTCCCACCGTGTGATGACCCTTTCcccgtttttatttttcactttttctttcgtCAGCTCATCTTCATAACTTACATTTTGGATGATCGAATAGGATTTCTTCACGTCGTCATACAAGGAGGTGTATCCTTTCCTTTTGATGGCATCTTTTCCAATGTGTGAGTCGTTTGTGGCGTCGGATGCGGGAACGCCGCTTAACTCTTCGAGCTGGGTGGTTATTCGCTGACTGTTCCGTCTGCATCCACTACGGTTATTGCTGCTGTTGCCGTTGCTAGAACTACCGTTGCTGGTACTACCGTTGGCGGATGCCACTTCCTCGGGGGAAGATCGCTCCCCACTGTTGGCTACACTAAAGGGGGAGCTCTCCGTGCGtgccgcttcttcaccttgaGTCTCATGCACTTTGATTGAATGGTCAATTTTGGGGCGGTGAAATGTGTGGCTTTCCAAATTGGGGATGCGTCTGCCACTTGCGCTGTCGCCCCTATTGTATGTGCCGCTCTTTCCGCAGTGCCGATCAGCGATCCTGTTCATATTGTAGCCTGACTGCATAGGTTTCTCTGTGCCCTTACTTGTGAATGCCTTCTCACCTGTGtagcttccccttttttcgttataGTAACTGACAAGGCTAAGGGTGGGTTTCACCTGGGAAGGACACTTTGAGGTAAGATCAGTGGGCACCTTTTGATTTGCCAAGCTATCCTTTCGAAGCATGccatttccatttttgctaaaCAAAATTGGTTCATGTGAAAGGGAGCATTTCCTTACATTGGCTTTGAATCTATCAGAAGTGTAGTTTACTCCCTTTTCGCATTTGCTAATATAATGTTGActctcctttggggggcACCAAATTGTGTGTCTTTTTTCACTACAGTTGGGACTCGATTTGTCTGTGCTAACCACATGTTCATGACTAACAGGGGTGGATACCCCCCCGTTCGTTTCGCTCACCGTATGGTAGTAATAATTTGCGCTGTATGTGTGGTGGCCATCCTGGTTGGTTCCCCTCCGAGTGGCACATCTGATGTAGTCAATTTTGTTGGAGGAAAAATAGACATGCTCCTGGTCACTTACCCGTTCTTCATCATATGGTGCCACTTTATCACAAATTGGAACCCTTTCCTTGTGTGTAAATTTCCCCTTCGTTGTTAATTCATCTTGGCCGCACCCATTCGCGTAGTACCACTCACCGAAGTGGCTGAAATTTATTACGTCATTTTTACCTATTGGGTTATGTGCTCTGCGGCATCCATCTGCTTCCTTCTTTACGACGTTTTGGTTTTCCTCGCCGCATTTTCTTGTGtcttttttcacccttttaCTAAAACAtatgttgccttttttataGTGGCTTAATGGGGGTAGGTGGGTTTTATTCGTCTTCCTCTTACCGTGGGGAAATAATTTCTCCAAATTGATGTAGTGCTTCCTCTCATGTTGGTTTTGACTGTTGGGCAGTACTTCCAGGTGCCTATCGTTCGAATAGTACAATTTCTTTAGCagcaaaaaattgttttttccgTCTATCTGTTGTTcatttaacattttgttGTCCCTTCCTTTCGTTCCTTTCTCGTTTTTGCAAAGCGTTGTTGCCTCCTCCAGATGGTTATACGTTGTTTTATCTGTGCTGGAGTAGCGTCTGGATTCTGCCGcctctgttttttcttcttcatgaCGGTCACGTTTGGGTAAGTTAGGCCTGTCAGTTTTTTCTATAGCATGTTCATTTGCCCTTCCTCTTCGCTTGtccactttgttttttttcccctcatttttAGTTGAACTTTTGCGCGCACCCACCACTGCAGTGTCAGTCCCGTTGTGGTTGCTCCTTGCGCCACTGTTGGTGTAGCTCTCTCCACATGCACGTTTCTGCCCAGCGTTGCAACTACGGTTGTTGTTACTACTACCACTGTtggatgtatttttttttttatgcccctGGTTTACCTGTTTGTCGTCACCACTTGGGTCGCTCTTTGATTCACGTCGTTGGATTTCTTTACTTGGATTATTGGTgctgataatttttttttttttttttttttttttcgtcttcgTTTCACTTCCATCGCTAGGGCTTTGTTCGAGGGTGTTCTTACACTCCCCTTCGGTGTGTTCTTCCCCTGGTGTGTTACTCCCTTCTTGGctagttatatttttgctttcatCTTTAACTGGCAGGAGTGAAACTGCTTTCGCGGGGGAGTTATTATCCCCTTTGTGTGTTTCTCTTTGATTGTCCTTTTCTGTTTCCCGTTCAGTTCGTTTGCCCACTTCATGCACTTCTTCATCGGTGTTATTATCCGCTTTGGTCTTTCGCAAATTCGAAGTGTAAGTTTGCACTGGGGCACCCCCACTGGGAAGGAACCCCGCCCTGTCATCTTTCTCTCCACTGGGCAAGTTCCATTTTTCGGACTGCTCATCAGTGTAATCCCTTGGTGAAGTACCTTTCTGTTGTgtgttattcattttttcgcattcgttaattctccccttttggatGAACAGGTTGGTGGTAgatttgttttccttttggtgACTCTCCTTGGGGTTGCCCTTCAGTTCGTTCGTTTGCATGTGCGCCAGGTAAACTTCATCGCAGGTGGGTTCACCAATGGAGACAATTTTTGTTGCGTGTTGGGATTTGACAAGGCACGAGTGTTTATTTCCGCTGGGGGCtattgcttcccttttgagAATAATGCAGGTGTCTTTCTTTTTGGAGTTCGTGGGGTTTAATTGCACTTCTGCGTCGTTCGTGGGGTTTAATTGCACTTCTGCGTCGTTCGTGGGGCGTAATTGCACTTCTGCCTCCTTGTTCGTGGGTGCGCTCACCTTAGATGTGATGCTTCCGTCGGTGAGGAGGGTGTCCCTTGTGGGGTTACTGCCGGTGGCTCCCCGAGTGGCGTGCTCACCCATTTGCCCACCTACCTGTGCGGCTCTTCCCACCTGCTGCACCACATGTGGTTGTCCATGTCCACTCGGCAGAGCATTCCTCCctttgctttccccccccgtctGCTTGCCCATCAcatttgccccatttttagAAGCGGCGAAGAGCGCACCTGCAGCGTCTTTACCCCATTCGTGGCTAGCCAACTTTGTGTGACCTCCCCCCTCTCGGTGTTTAGCGAAGGGGTCTTCCCTCTTGCGGTCAGACGAGCACACGTTGTTATTACCACTGCCGTTATTACCACTGCTGTTGTTGCTGGGCGTGCCCGCTTCGACATATTCGGAGACTCCCCTTCTGCAGGTCCATTCCTGGGTGTAGTCAGCATGGTTGGCGGCATTGTTGGCGGCACTATTGGCTGTCTTATTGTCTGCCTTATTGACTGCCTTATTGGCTTGATTTTCCAGCAGCACGCAGGAAGAGGGGCAAGTGCGTCCACTGGTTTGGTTGCTCAAACAGCCTACATAGGTCCCCTTATCATcatagtaataatatttgtactGTACATGATGGCTGTAGTTCgcattttcataaaatgatGGGTCACTCGGTGAGACGTTTACTTTCGCGATGGCGGGTGTGTTGTTAGGACTAGGAGCTCCGTTTGTGCAATTCGAGGCGATGGTGTTAGTGGACTCTCGTCCGTCACTCACGTTGGAAGAATATTTGAACTTCCAGCTGGTGTCATATTCCCTGCTTCTGGTGAGTTTACACTGATCGTAGTGCCTTAACAGAGTAGCCCTCCCCATGGTCGTTACGTTAAAATCGTTTGCGCCTTTAAAGAGGTACAAATtactatataaattatttttccctatgGGGTTCTCCCtacaggggagaagcaacacATTATTGCTTTGGTTTCTACAGATGTTGTTTTTATTGAGGTATAAATCGTAAGTGTTCTTCATCTCTGTACACAGGTGGGGGTTCCTGTTCACTTGGTCCATCCACTTggctttattttcttctacatGCTCTAGCTGGGGTGGCTTCCCATCATAGTAGTTGACGCTATTTTGATTGGTATTCTTCCCATCCACGTAGGTATTGTCtagaatataatttttgaaatatgcTCTCTCCACGTAGTAATCATTTTGACCATTCTTGCGATGATTGgttattcctttttgtgtgcacaCTTTGGTTTTTTCGTTACCATCAAGTGTTTGTTTTTTGCTTGTTTCCATGGGGGGGTTTCCTCCCTCTTCACCCTTTTGATTTAACGCATACCTATCTAGTGTCTCCCcttggttttttttctgtgcaaGGCGGGCGTCTGCGTAGACGGGGTTCTCCCCGTTGGGCTGCCCCCCATTCGGGTGATTCACGTGGGTGTTCAAAACGCCCTTCTCGTCGTACAGGTAAAACTGGCAGTGGTTTGCGCTTGTGTATTGGTTTTGGTTTTGATTTTGCCGCAAGTGGTGGGGGTTGCTCCTGCCCAGGAACGAGTTGCTTCCTCGCAGATGGCACGCTTGGCCCTGCTCGTTACCGCTGCGCGGGGAGGCGCCAGGTTGATCGCTCCCCTTTGGGCTTGCACTCGCGTATGGCGTAGCGTAGGGGGCTCCAAAAGGAGCGGCGCACGGAATCCCGTGAGGCACCATGTTTAGCAGCCCGTTTTGCCCCCCGTTGAGTATCACATTTTGGGCACCGCTGTGTAtcacatttttccccccgctgTGTATCCCATTTTGAGCCCCCCTCGGAAGCGCGCTGGCCACCACCCCCGGGACGCACATATTTGCGGCCGCAGAACCATTTTCCCTCTTGACTAGAAACAAATTCTTAAACGTCTCAAAGTCCATGTCGTTCTTACCGCTGCCAACTGGACAAGCGACGGTGgacgaaatggggaaatccATTTTC includes:
- a CDS encoding serine/threonine protein kinase, putative (encoded by transcript PVX_118425A), with product MALTDKWRSEWDRELRLLPQVEPIADHDLQITEDIFFIWQFLKMYHTSMPHVRKLIDFITIKKPESLIWGEHIDDYMFRGMDKGQKLFNLLVSDGKRIQPRYSKKKLSDTLLYFRLKNYIILEKINTGSVGQVHLALDKSTDTLVAAKAIDKSTVQGDEELFQKLKEEISISCRMNHPCVVKTTNVLETRDKIIQIMEYCDGGDLISYVRNKLHLEELSAQYFFRKIVQGLQYMHRNNVSHRDLKPENIFLCKRQLSQREKTLIRIGKLPSCSEYELKIGDFGACCVNEKNKLHHDVVGTLSYAAPEVLGCNTTCGYSSQKADVWSLGIILYAMLFGLLPFDNEGKNLKDAYNSVVKNKIVFPKHRINKISMNARHLLSGMLTINPANRLSLDEVVNHEWLADTGKAKLEVSHLHKKMDFPISSTVACPVGSGKNDMDFETFKNLFLVKRENGSAAANMCVPGVVASALPRGAQNGIHSGGKNVIHSGAQNVILNGGQNGLLNMVPHGIPCAAPFGAPYATPYASASPKGSDQPGASPRSGNEQGQACHLRGSNSFLGRSNPHHLRQNQNQNQYTSANHCQFYLYDEKGVLNTHVNHPNGGQPNGENPVYADARLAQKKNQGETLDRYALNQKGEEGGNPPMETSKKQTLDGNEKTKVCTQKGITNHRKNGQNDYYVERAYFKNYILDNTYVDGKNTNQNSVNYYDGKPPQLEHVEENKAKWMDQVNRNPHLCTEMKNTYDLYLNKNNICRNQSNNVLLLPCRENPIGKNNLYSNLYLFKGANDFNVTTMGRATLLRHYDQCKLTRSREYDTSWKFKYSSNVSDGRESTNTIASNCTNGAPSPNNTPAIAKVNVSPSDPSFYENANYSHHVQYKYYYYDDKGTYVGCLSNQTSGRTCPSSCVLLENQANKAVNKADNKTANSAANNAANHADYTQEWTCRRGVSEYVEAGTPSNNSSGNNGSGNNNVCSSDRKREDPFAKHREGGGHTKLASHEWGKDAAGALFAASKNGANVMGKQTGGESKGRNALPSGHGQPHVVQQVGRAAQVGGQMGEHATRGATGSNPTRDTLLTDGSITSKVSAPTNKEAEVQLRPTNDAEVQLNPTNDAEVQLNPTNSKKKDTCIILKREAIAPSGNKHSCLVKSQHATKIVSIGEPTCDEVYLAHMQTNELKGNPKESHQKENKSTTNLFIQKGRINECEKMNNTQQKGTSPRDYTDEQSEKWNLPSGEKDDRAGFLPSGGAPVQTYTSNLRKTKADNNTDEEVHEVGKRTERETEKDNQRETHKGDNNSPAKAVSLLPVKDESKNITSQEGSNTPGEEHTEGECKNTLEQSPSDGSETKTKKKKKKKKIISTNNPSKEIQRRESKSDPSGDDKQVNQGHKKKNTSNSGSSNNNRSCNAGQKRACGESYTNSGARSNHNGTDTAVVGARKSSTKNEGKKNKVDKRRGRANEHAIEKTDRPNLPKRDRHEEEKTEAAESRRYSSTDKTTYNHLEEATTLCKNEKGTKGRDNKMLNEQQIDGKNNFLLLKKLYYSNDRHLEVLPNSQNQHERKHYINLEKLFPHGKRKTNKTHLPPLSHYKKGNICFSKRVKKDTRKCGEENQNVVKKEADGCRRAHNPIGKNDVINFSHFGEWYYANGCGQDELTTKGKFTHKERVPICDKVAPYDEERVSDQEHVYFSSNKIDYIRCATRRGTNQDGHHTYSANYYYHTVSETNGGVSTPVSHEHVVSTDKSSPNCSEKRHTIWCPPKESQHYISKCEKGVNYTSDRFKANVRKCSLSHEPILFSKNGNGMLRKDSLANQKVPTDLTSKCPSQVKPTLSLVSYYNEKRGSYTGEKAFTSKGTEKPMQSGYNMNRIADRHCGKSGTYNRGDSASGRRIPNLESHTFHRPKIDHSIKVHETQGEEAARTESSPFSVANSGERSSPEEVASANGSTSNGSSSNGNSSNNRSGCRRNSQRITTQLEELSGVPASDATNDSHIGKDAIKRKGYTSLYDDVKKSYSIIQNVSYEDELTKEKVKNKNGERVITRWEAKEQIEENEERKQSGKPRLKRASPEEHSTPKRSSDKDEQDKSAKGAGKNATPLTLKKGPVWKNSPSNPQNGHEVESPTGINRELPSGGLDADKSQTHGSSASRKDTHLLAKDEGRNPLLDTQHIYMMNAALEKYKPQGEKEKRERNQKGSVPNRPIEGEDPPHELTSSKANEELAKNKKETTLKESTPDRGKQIASWNIPNAQKDHTIHSKEKHEDHLTHNRSYDLKSARSNLLSMSYDGDVKRDHTHGNLLVNPERIASHKDSKSSEKDETDKLLHYYNLDASPSNLDLLNNLMFYSSSHINPYRHYKNSYLSKKSSLTGGSNLTNSQQSGGSNRTEQRSDHQNGPPAVDHNLRNYLNLNKTSIQNFAKTKRNYIREQNYENKFATKMDDQREANSLYPKLRWMNIFSRNSSKY